A single Montipora foliosa isolate CH-2021 chromosome 7, ASM3666993v2, whole genome shotgun sequence DNA region contains:
- the LOC138009543 gene encoding neurofilament light polypeptide-like yields MVKRSLFDQSTLRQLDKATGDSQEETEVMETDLYQEKCLPSEATTDLEGLRKEKKQLEQTLEGTRKDYEAEMARLDAENRELKTRASKEKEEREKLQELMKTKERELSSLRQELEMMILLNKRSNKMQPKELLVQLPLKLLQKCCRSK; encoded by the exons ATGGTCAAGAGATCTTTGTTTGACCAATCTACATTGCGGCAACTAGATAAAG cAACAGGAGATAGCCAAGAAGAAACGGAAGTTATGGAGACTGActtatatcaagaaaagtgcCTTCCTTCTGAGGCCACTACCG ATTTGGAAGGcctaagaaaggaaaaaaaacagctgGAGCAAACCTTGGAGGGCACAAGGAAAGATTATGAAGCAGAGATGGCAAGGTTGGATGCAGAAAACAGAGAGCTTAAGACAAGGGCATCCAAAGAGAAGGAAGAAAGAGAGAAGTTACAAGAACTgatgaaaacaaaggaaagagaGCTTTCCTCACTGAGACAGGAATTAGAAATGATGATTCTTCTAAATAAAAGAAGT AACAAAATGCAACCAAAAGAGCTGCTAGTACAGCTGCCTTTAAAG CTGCTTCAGAAATGCTGCAGGTCAAAGTGA